The window AATATCTTCAAATAATAACACTTTTCCAAACCTAAGATATTCCACATCATACTATAGTCAAAACCAGGTAAGACCCTATCATTTATAATAAAAAATGTTTTTTGTTCCATTTTAAATACATATATATCTTTTTCTATCTCTTCAAATTCCCTGGGTAAAACTGTATTGTGTTTTACTCGCGGAATAAGCCCAAAAGTGAAGGTAAATGCCCTGAATACAGTGTCTCTATAATCCTTTGAAAAAATAAGAATCAGAAAATCGCACATCTTCACTGCATACTTCAGCGTATCCTTCACAATAGAGGCATCACCTTTAATCACTACCTCTAATTTTGTCTCTACTCTCAATTGATGTGAAAATTCCTCAAGGGGAACAACATTATCACCTACCCTGATTATACCTATTTCCATTTTACCTAACCAAACAGGATTTGTAAGAAAATGTTGACAATAAGACCGCATGCTATATCATCAATCATTATACCAAACCCCCCTTCCATTCTCTCTAAATAATTTATAGGTGGTGGTTTTATTATATCCAGTATCCGAAAGATAACAAACCCTAAAAGAAGCGCCAAAAATGAATAAGGAACAAGAAACATAACCACCAAAAATGCGGCTACTTCATCAATAACCACAAAGGAGGGATCTTTTTCCCCG of the Deltaproteobacteria bacterium genome contains:
- a CDS encoding phosphatidylglycerophosphatase A; amino-acid sequence: MKLSEDNIRHTAETIATVFGVGYVAFAPGTIGTLFGVLIYLLIKSVSPAVYAVIFIVIFVIGIVSSDIVEKTFGEKDPSFVVIDEVAAFLVVMFLVPYSFLALLLGFVIFRILDIIKPPPINYLERMEGGFGIMIDDIACGLIVNIFLQILFG